Proteins from one Deltaproteobacteria bacterium genomic window:
- a CDS encoding 2-hydroxyacyl-CoA dehydratase family protein yields the protein MNEEKKPVRKKIRAAVEMNRIMAEYFYELDNAAKTGEKKIAWCTSVGPAEILRALGFLVYFPENHGAMLGATRMSTDVIPLANARGYSPEICSYLTADVGAYIAGVTPLSKAYKGIEKVPRPDVLVYNTNQCRDVQDWFLWYAQELKVPLMGINSHRGVRDVGEAHVSSIVKQMEDLIEPLAAISGKKFDLDELKHVVGLSRVCSDLWKKVLDTASARPSPVTFFDCTIHMGPAVVLRGTKQAVDYYNLLLAELNERIKNKEGALENERFRLYWDGMPVWGRLSDHAALFSNLNTNVLASTYCNSWIFTDFEASDPFTSMAKAYTRLFIVRSEDAKERYIKDMLKFFKIDGMIYHDAKTCPNNSNCRYGMPQRLEKETKIPSLTINGDLNDLRCVSDEQTKTNIEAFIEQLEERKLDIGA from the coding sequence ATGAATGAAGAGAAGAAACCGGTGCGAAAAAAGATTCGTGCCGCTGTCGAGATGAACAGGATAATGGCCGAGTATTTCTATGAGCTCGATAATGCCGCCAAAACGGGTGAAAAAAAGATTGCCTGGTGTACCAGCGTCGGACCGGCCGAAATTCTCAGAGCCCTGGGCTTCCTGGTTTACTTTCCCGAAAACCACGGCGCCATGCTGGGGGCGACCCGCATGTCCACGGACGTCATCCCTCTGGCCAACGCCCGCGGTTATTCTCCCGAAATCTGCTCCTATCTTACTGCCGACGTGGGGGCCTACATCGCCGGGGTGACGCCTCTATCCAAGGCTTACAAGGGCATCGAAAAAGTCCCCCGGCCCGATGTGCTGGTTTACAATACAAATCAGTGCCGCGACGTGCAGGACTGGTTTTTGTGGTATGCGCAGGAGTTAAAAGTCCCCCTGATGGGCATCAACTCCCATCGGGGCGTGCGGGATGTGGGCGAAGCCCATGTATCATCCATTGTCAAACAGATGGAAGACCTGATCGAACCTTTAGCGGCTATATCAGGGAAAAAATTCGACCTGGACGAATTGAAACACGTGGTTGGTCTTTCCCGCGTCTGTTCGGACCTATGGAAAAAAGTCCTGGACACTGCCTCCGCGCGGCCCTCGCCGGTCACTTTTTTCGACTGTACCATCCACATGGGCCCGGCCGTGGTGCTGAGAGGAACAAAGCAGGCGGTGGATTACTATAATCTCCTGCTGGCGGAGTTGAATGAGCGAATCAAGAATAAGGAAGGCGCCCTGGAAAATGAACGTTTTCGGTTGTATTGGGACGGGATGCCTGTCTGGGGCCGGCTGAGCGACCATGCCGCCCTTTTTTCCAATCTGAACACGAACGTCCTTGCTTCAACATATTGCAATAGTTGGATATTCACAGATTTCGAGGCATCCGACCCCTTTACGAGCATGGCCAAGGCCTACACCCGGCTCTTTATAGTGAGATCCGAAGATGCCAAGGAACGATATATCAAGGATATGTTAAAGTTCTTCAAGATTGACGGCATGATCTACCACGATGCGAAAACCTGCCCGAACAACTCCAATTGCCGTTATGGCATGCCCCAAAGACTGGAAAAAGAAACAAAAATACCGAGCCTGACCATCAATGGGGACTTGAATGATCTCCGGTGCGTCTCCGATGAGCAGACCAAGACCAACATAGAGGCATTTATCGAACAACTGGAGGAAAGGAAACTTGATATTGGAGCGTGA
- a CDS encoding FAD-binding protein: MIKESLIGEFKRIVGKENVLTTPEALKAYSYDGTTSWIHEPEVVIFPTKTKEISEIMKIANAEKIPVTPRGGGTNVSGGSVPWHGGIVLCTTKMNKILKIDKENLTATVEPGVVLQDLTLRLMKEGLFFPPDPQSFLGATLGGIIAENAGGPACVKYGVTKQYILGIEVVLPTGEIVSLGGRTLKNVVGYDLLHIFISSEGTLGVVTRAELKLNPIPPARKTTMVVFDDVAKAGESVFRVLENGVIPDKIELLDNWVINRIEEMMPMGLPKDADAVLLFECDGIAEAVEKETEKIVEITKKYGAVDVRVAKDVDEANKYWLARRAGFAAVFGKTKTVFAEDVTVPRGMIPALINRCKELAKKYDVEIVVLGHAGDGNLHPAVLTDINNKDHYERAVKAMEGIIEAAVEFGGVLSGEHGIGLEKQKFFMRVTDPVVVKMMKDVKALFDPNNIMNPGKIWD; the protein is encoded by the coding sequence ATGATAAAAGAATCATTAATAGGCGAATTTAAAAGAATTGTTGGTAAGGAGAATGTCCTCACAACGCCTGAGGCTTTGAAGGCATATTCCTATGACGGGACCACAAGCTGGATACATGAGCCCGAAGTAGTCATATTCCCTACAAAAACGAAGGAAATTTCCGAGATCATGAAGATTGCCAACGCGGAGAAGATCCCCGTGACTCCGAGGGGTGGGGGCACAAACGTAAGTGGTGGTTCCGTTCCCTGGCATGGCGGCATTGTTCTCTGCACCACGAAGATGAACAAGATATTGAAAATTGACAAAGAGAACCTCACCGCCACCGTGGAGCCCGGCGTTGTCCTTCAGGATCTGACTCTCAGACTCATGAAAGAGGGGCTTTTCTTCCCGCCTGACCCCCAGAGTTTTTTGGGTGCTACTTTGGGTGGAATCATCGCCGAAAATGCGGGCGGGCCGGCCTGTGTCAAATATGGCGTCACAAAACAGTATATCCTGGGCATTGAAGTCGTGTTGCCTACCGGTGAAATTGTCAGCCTCGGCGGACGGACATTGAAAAACGTTGTGGGTTATGACCTGCTTCATATTTTTATCAGCTCCGAAGGCACCCTTGGTGTCGTGACCAGGGCGGAATTGAAACTTAACCCGATTCCTCCGGCGAGGAAGACCACCATGGTTGTCTTTGATGATGTGGCCAAGGCCGGAGAAAGTGTGTTCAGGGTTCTGGAAAACGGCGTAATACCAGACAAGATCGAACTTCTCGATAACTGGGTTATCAATAGAATTGAAGAAATGATGCCGATGGGGCTCCCGAAGGATGCCGATGCGGTGCTCCTGTTTGAATGCGATGGCATTGCGGAAGCAGTCGAGAAAGAAACGGAAAAGATTGTAGAGATCACCAAGAAATACGGCGCCGTTGATGTAAGGGTGGCTAAAGATGTGGATGAAGCAAATAAATACTGGCTCGCCAGACGCGCCGGGTTTGCTGCTGTTTTCGGCAAGACAAAAACAGTCTTCGCTGAAGACGTGACCGTGCCGAGAGGAATGATACCGGCCTTGATCAACAGATGCAAAGAGCTGGCGAAGAAGTACGATGTGGAGATCGTCGTGCTCGGTCATGCCGGAGACGGGAATCTCCATCCTGCTGTCCTTACAGATATAAATAACAAAGATCACTATGAACGGGCAGTAAAGGCCATGGAAGGCATTATTGAGGCGGCCGTTGAATTTGGCGGTGTGTTATCTGGTGAACACGGTATCGGTCTCGAAAAACAGAAATTCTTCATGAGGGTCACAGACCCCGTCGTTGTAAAAATGATGAAGGATGTGAAGGCGCTTTTTGATCCTAACAATATCATGAACCCGGGCAAAATCTGGGATTAG